Genomic window (Psilocybe cubensis strain MGC-MH-2018 chromosome 1, whole genome shotgun sequence):
CTCCAGGCACGACCACCCGTGTGTACTATTCATCAATTATTCGTTTGCACAGAGCACTGATGATAGCATGCACTAGCCGAGGAATTGCCTGCGAGCACGAGTGAAGGACGGCGAACACTGTCCAAACCACGGCCCCCGCCCGTTCCCCGGGTGCCATCCATGTTTATTTCTCAGAATGTTGTAGCGAGTACGAAAGACGAGTCGGAAGCGTGAGACGCGtgattttgtttctttgtgCTTTAATGATGTCATATGACCTTGGCGGAATCTATCATTCTCTGATAACAAAATAGCTTTTTTAAACCTGTACTTTTTGTAATCATTATGGCTCACCACCAACCTCCCAATGCTCCTATCCTTATATCCTTTCCGGACTCTAATGAGCTCGTTGACTCTCTCGCAAAGTTTATTGCAAAGGCACAGAAAGACGCCATCGACAAGAAGGGTAGATTCACAATCGCCCTCTCAGGCGGTTCCCTTCCAAAGATGCTAAGAGGTCTCATTGGGAACCCTCAAATAAAATGGGCTCACTGGTCAGTTACCTCTCGacttttttgctttcagatCCCTTATATCACGAACAGGCAAGTCTATTATGTCGATGAGCGTGTTGTGCCTCTCGACCACCCTGATTCCAACCACCGCTCCTGCAAAGAGCATCTCTTCTCTAAAGTCCCCATTCCGGATGAGAACATACATGCAATCGACCCGACTCTTCTCAATGACCTTGAGGAACTCTCAGACGCTTATGAAAAGACACTCATTCATGAGTTTGCCCAGAAGGACGCAGCTCGTTTCCCCGTTTTCGATCTCATACTCCTTGGCATGGGTCCCGACGGACATACTGCTTCCCTGTTCCCGGGACACGAACTTTTGGCAGAGGAAGACCGATGGGTGGCTTATGTTGACGACTCTCCCAAACCCCCTCCCAAACGAATTACATTTACATACCCTGTCATCAACCATGCCGCCAGAGTCGCTTTCGTTGCTGCTGGGAAAGAAAAGGCCGAGACTCTTACTACCATTTTGGACCATCCAGAAGAAGGTCTTCCTTCCTCAAGAGTTAAGCCCGCATTCCCGGGCCAGCTCTACTGGTTTGTAGATGATGCCGCAGCCTCCAAAGTAGCGTTTCCCCGAACACCCTTCCAACTCTGATCTTTAGTCCCAGCTCTCGTCTTTACGGCCAGTTTTGTTCTTGCATTTTTTAAATATAAATGAACTGTCGGAATGCATTGTTGGCTTTTCGCTTTTGTCTACCCATCTACGTAACTCAATCGACTCCGTGACAGACCAACTATCGACCACACTGCCGTCCGATGAACTTCAGTTGGAACATAATCTTATCAGCCGGCCCGGATATTTTATCTTGGGTACGTAATGAACTTGAGCAGTTGGTTGGCACACCATAATAACCTCCTTGAGTGAACTGCATCCGTGTGGCATTGACATCCTCCTATAAAGCGTCGACAGGCACTGTTGCTTGCTACAATTATTCAGCACTACTGATCGCGGTGACAATAGGTGAGATAGTGCGGGTGTGTCCCATATAGATTGTAAGGAGGCGAAATTAACTCGAACATGCACCCCAACAACTGAACCTGCCAAAGTTGGTCATCAAATTCATGAACATAATAGATCCCACTAAGGAAAAGTAAGATAAGATGATCGAATACGTGTTGCTCGTTTCAAAGCAAGGTATGTGGTATTATATGTGCATATCATCTCCAAAGCTTGCTGACTATATCAAATATCATATGACATCCTGATGTGTTTTGGGACATGTTGACTACCGACAGGCAAGCTTCGACTAGCCAAATGGTTTGTTACGGTTTCCTCAAAGACAAAGTCGAAAATCGTGCAGGACGTT
Coding sequences:
- a CDS encoding putative 6-phosphogluconolactonase — encoded protein: MAHHQPPNAPILISFPDSNELVDSLAKFIAKAQKDAIDKKGRFTIALSGGSLPKMLRGLIGNPQIKWAHWQVYYVDERVVPLDHPDSNHRSCKEHLFSKVPIPDENIHAIDPTLLNDLEELSDAYEKTLIHEFAQKDAARFPVFDLILLGMGPDGHTASLFPGHELLAEEDRWVAYVDDSPKPPPKRITFTYPVINHAARVAFVAAGKEKAETLTTILDHPEEGLPSSRVKPAFPGQLYWFVDDAAASKVAFPRTPFQL